A section of the Lutra lutra chromosome 3, mLutLut1.2, whole genome shotgun sequence genome encodes:
- the TNP1 gene encoding spermatid nuclear transition protein 1: MSTSRKLKSHGMRRGKNRAPHKGVKRGGSKRKYRKGSLKSRKRGDDANRNYRSHL; encoded by the exons ATGTCGACCAGCCGCAAATTAAAGAGCCATGGCATGAGGAGGGGCAAGAACCGAGCTCCTCACAAGGGAGTGAAGAGAGGTGGCAGCAAAAGAAAATACCGGAAAGGAAGCTTGAAGAGTAGGAAACGGGGCGATGATG CCAATCGCAATTACCGCTCCCACTTGTGA